One Carboxydothermus pertinax genomic window carries:
- the ppaX gene encoding pyrophosphatase PpaX, which yields MFKGIFFDLDGTLLDTFELIYQSFRYVYKNFLNKEISKEDIYPHFGKPLIYSFGNLDPKTIDQLIAAYREFNLLHHDKMIKPFPEAIDTLKSLKQNNKKLAIITSKLKDTAIRGLKLFDLEQYFDLIIAMEDTEKHKPDPAPVKLALDFFKLSPNECLMVGDSPHDMLSAKGAGVKTVAVKWSVLPWEDLLKTKPDYIINSFNDLLKITEVD from the coding sequence ATGTTTAAAGGAATATTTTTTGACTTAGATGGCACTTTATTGGATACTTTTGAGTTAATCTATCAATCCTTTCGCTATGTTTACAAAAATTTTCTTAATAAAGAGATTTCTAAAGAAGATATTTATCCTCATTTTGGTAAACCACTCATTTATTCTTTCGGAAACTTGGATCCGAAAACAATTGACCAATTAATTGCTGCTTATCGCGAATTTAATTTACTGCATCACGATAAAATGATTAAACCTTTTCCTGAGGCCATTGACACGTTAAAATCTTTAAAGCAAAATAACAAAAAACTAGCCATAATTACCTCCAAGTTAAAAGACACAGCAATTAGAGGCCTTAAATTATTTGATTTAGAGCAGTATTTTGATTTAATTATTGCTATGGAAGATACCGAAAAACATAAGCCGGACCCAGCACCGGTAAAACTTGCTTTAGATTTTTTTAAACTTAGCCCTAATGAATGTTTAATGGTTGGAGATAGCCCGCACGACATGTTAAGCGCAAAAGGAGCAGGAGTAAAAACAGTAGCTGTAAAATGGAGTGTGCTCCCGTGGGAAGACCTTTTAAAGACCAAGCCCGATTACATTATTAATTCCTTTAATGATTTACTTAAAATTACTGAGGTGGATTAG
- a CDS encoding sigma-54 interaction domain-containing protein, with the protein MAINPINYLSLLNIIDSIHNAIVAVDQDGIIFIFNKASERVFNYPAREAIGKNINEVLPFSGLHKVIKTGESHIGRKFKIGDNLYVVNRTPLYYNGQIIGAIGVAQEINELKNIADELENVLALKQTLETILEAGQEGYMVLDLERQVTHANKAIADLFGLKISDILNTPIESITKNPFFCEIPEAVNDIKTEVIEINGRQVVAFKYPIVKDYKLLGGVIKVIFQDVSDLLTLAEKINQLNSELSYYKNELTKYTTQQFTERKIIGNHPSIIRLKEIIKKIAPYNTTVLIRGESGTGKELVAHALHVESGRPGSFIKVNCAAIPENLLEAELFGYVEGAFTGAKKGGQIGKFELAHNGTIFLDEIGDMPLAMQAKLLRVLQEKEVERLGDNKTRKINVRVIAATNQDLEELIKQKKFREDLYYRLNVVSLYVPALRERIEDLPLLIKHFIDKFNREYRTKVTTISPEVMDIFMKYSWPGNIRELENVLERCFNLVEGKVIAKKYLPPYLLANELGEGEVSLGQSLPELIEAYEKELIMAALAKTKGNKSKAANLLGISRQWLHRRLKYFNLHF; encoded by the coding sequence GTGGCTATCAATCCGATAAATTATTTAAGCCTTTTAAACATCATTGACTCCATTCACAATGCAATTGTTGCCGTTGACCAAGATGGTATAATATTTATTTTTAATAAAGCTAGCGAAAGGGTTTTTAATTATCCTGCCCGGGAAGCAATTGGCAAAAATATAAATGAAGTCTTGCCTTTTAGTGGTTTACATAAAGTAATTAAAACCGGCGAATCACATATTGGAAGGAAATTTAAAATTGGCGACAATCTATATGTCGTTAATCGAACACCCTTATACTATAATGGTCAAATTATCGGTGCAATAGGAGTTGCCCAAGAGATAAATGAACTTAAAAATATTGCCGATGAGTTAGAAAATGTTTTAGCCCTTAAACAAACTTTAGAAACAATCCTAGAAGCAGGCCAGGAAGGTTATATGGTTTTAGACTTAGAAAGGCAGGTTACTCATGCCAATAAAGCAATAGCCGATCTTTTTGGTTTAAAAATAAGTGACATTTTAAATACGCCAATAGAGTCAATTACCAAAAATCCTTTTTTTTGCGAAATACCGGAAGCAGTTAATGATATCAAAACCGAAGTAATTGAAATCAATGGGCGTCAAGTAGTAGCTTTTAAATATCCCATTGTTAAAGATTACAAACTTTTAGGTGGAGTTATAAAGGTTATTTTCCAGGATGTTAGTGACCTCTTAACGTTGGCCGAAAAAATAAACCAGCTAAACTCTGAATTATCTTATTATAAAAATGAGTTAACAAAATACACTACCCAGCAATTTACCGAACGTAAAATAATCGGCAATCACCCTTCAATCATACGTTTAAAAGAAATTATTAAAAAGATTGCTCCTTATAATACCACAGTGTTAATCCGGGGAGAAAGCGGTACTGGAAAAGAATTGGTAGCTCATGCTTTACATGTAGAAAGCGGAAGACCAGGAAGTTTTATTAAAGTTAATTGTGCTGCTATCCCAGAAAATCTCCTTGAAGCAGAATTATTCGGCTATGTGGAAGGAGCTTTTACAGGGGCAAAAAAAGGTGGACAGATAGGAAAATTTGAGTTAGCCCACAACGGTACAATATTTTTAGATGAAATCGGCGATATGCCCCTGGCGATGCAAGCTAAACTTTTAAGGGTTTTACAGGAAAAAGAAGTGGAGAGGCTCGGAGACAATAAAACCCGGAAAATTAATGTTCGGGTTATTGCAGCCACCAATCAGGATTTAGAGGAATTAATAAAACAAAAAAAATTTCGCGAAGACCTCTATTACCGCTTAAATGTAGTTTCTTTATATGTACCAGCACTTAGGGAAAGAATAGAAGACTTACCCCTTTTAATAAAACATTTTATTGATAAATTCAACCGTGAATATCGAACTAAAGTAACAACTATTTCTCCGGAAGTTATGGATATTTTTATGAAATATTCCTGGCCAGGGAATATTCGTGAACTTGAAAATGTTTTAGAAAGATGCTTTAATTTAGTTGAAGGAAAAGTAATTGCAAAGAAATATCTACCGCCTTATTTACTGGCTAATGAGCTTGGGGAGGGAGAGGTATCCCTTGGGCAAAGCCTTCCAGAATTAATAGAAGCTTATGAAAAAGAGTTAATTATGGCAGCGTTAGCAAAAACTAAAGGAAACAAATCAAAAGCAGCCAATCTTTTAGGAATTTCACGACAATGGCTTCACCGAAGGTTAAAGTATTTTAATCTTCATTTTTAA
- the lepB gene encoding signal peptidase I, producing the protein MIEGVENENSKRFSWKNEIKEFISAAIWAVILAFIIKTFIFQLTVVPSGSMIPTILPNDRVVVLKFWYKINPLERGQIVVFDPPIDSSYPFIKRVIGLPGDTVEIKNNSVYINGKPLKETYLPKYTKTVPHEKGTLFKVPKDSIFVMGDNRQGSYDSRDWGFVPLKNIKGRAVLTYWPLNRVKVLR; encoded by the coding sequence ATGATAGAAGGAGTAGAAAACGAAAACTCAAAGAGATTTTCCTGGAAAAATGAAATAAAAGAATTTATTTCCGCAGCTATTTGGGCTGTAATCTTGGCTTTCATTATAAAAACTTTTATTTTCCAATTAACCGTAGTTCCTAGCGGGTCAATGATACCAACGATTTTACCCAATGATCGGGTTGTGGTATTAAAATTTTGGTATAAAATAAATCCATTAGAACGGGGGCAAATAGTGGTTTTTGATCCTCCTATTGATTCCAGTTACCCCTTTATAAAGCGGGTAATTGGTCTTCCCGGTGACACTGTTGAAATAAAAAATAATTCGGTTTATATAAACGGTAAACCCCTTAAAGAAACATATCTTCCCAAATATACAAAAACAGTGCCCCATGAAAAGGGTACCTTATTTAAAGTTCCAAAAGACTCTATTTTTGTTATGGGAGACAATCGACAGGGAAGTTATGATAGCCGCGATTGGGGCTTTGTTCCTTTAAAAAATATTAAAGGCCGAGCAGTCTTAACTTATTGGCCGCTAAATCGGGTGAAAGTATTAAGATAA
- a CDS encoding cytochrome c-type biogenesis protein produces MFLRRNFFSVILALSLVIVVNTTAFAYDVNLFKEITNKMVCLCGCGKQKIYECECQQAETIRNEVKKMLDEGKTEKEILDYYVKRDGLERLAAPPTKGFNYLAWMMPGIGILAGGLFVNYFLRKKQRIELPASNEKQENETAVNYSEVEEELKKYL; encoded by the coding sequence ATGTTTTTAAGAAGAAATTTTTTCAGCGTGATATTGGCTTTAAGCTTAGTGATTGTGGTAAACACTACAGCCTTTGCTTATGATGTAAACCTTTTTAAAGAAATTACCAACAAGATGGTCTGTTTATGTGGTTGTGGTAAACAAAAAATCTATGAGTGTGAGTGTCAGCAAGCTGAAACTATTAGGAATGAAGTTAAAAAAATGCTTGATGAAGGTAAAACTGAAAAAGAAATTCTTGATTATTATGTCAAAAGAGATGGACTTGAACGGCTTGCTGCTCCGCCAACAAAAGGATTCAATTATTTAGCCTGGATGATGCCGGGAATTGGGATTTTAGCTGGAGGACTTTTTGTAAATTATTTTCTCAGGAAAAAACAAAGGATAGAATTGCCAGCTTCTAATGAGAAGCAAGAAAATGAAACAGCAGTAAATTATTCCGAGGTAGAAGAAGAACTAAAAAAATATTTATAA
- a CDS encoding Coenzyme F420 hydrogenase/dehydrogenase, beta subunit C-terminal domain, which produces MKTGFPQLENLVIRRGLCTGCGSCVGVCPKGALEVTRVYGEPMPICTGVCSSCGFCYRICPGSDVPLLELEKHFFGENRKFTLADLGFYLESYVGYAGDEVIRKKGASGGVVTALLVHALEKGIIDCAIVAGFNKEKPWLTEAKLVKSKKEIIDAAQSKYAVVPVNMLFREAVKRGCQRLGLVGLPCHIHAVRKMQYYDVPRDISGKIKLTIGLFCASQFYFEGTRHILVEWCGIKDLEVIASLEYRGGEWPGHFMVKRHDGETITIDRHRYVYHMLMPNYKRDRCEMCIDWSSELADIAVGDYWASPTIGDNFSGTSALLVRSLAGEELIKSAVEEKVLYLEGLEPERLCSSIGFEMKKHGAAFRLVQRQQFGWPTPNYHMKVDYTPFFRDLHLAPEKK; this is translated from the coding sequence ATGAAAACGGGATTTCCCCAATTAGAAAATTTAGTAATTCGGCGAGGTTTATGTACGGGTTGTGGTAGCTGTGTTGGAGTATGCCCTAAGGGGGCGCTTGAAGTGACCCGGGTGTACGGCGAACCTATGCCAATTTGTACCGGTGTATGCTCCTCTTGTGGCTTTTGTTACCGTATTTGTCCGGGAAGCGATGTGCCGCTTTTGGAATTAGAAAAACATTTTTTTGGGGAGAACCGTAAATTTACATTAGCTGATCTGGGATTTTATCTGGAAAGCTATGTTGGGTATGCAGGGGATGAAGTTATACGAAAAAAGGGTGCAAGTGGTGGGGTGGTAACGGCTCTCCTGGTGCATGCTTTAGAAAAAGGAATAATTGACTGTGCCATTGTGGCTGGATTTAATAAAGAAAAACCTTGGCTTACCGAGGCCAAGTTAGTGAAAAGCAAAAAAGAAATTATAGATGCAGCCCAATCAAAATACGCCGTAGTTCCTGTCAATATGCTCTTTCGGGAAGCTGTAAAGCGCGGCTGCCAGCGCCTAGGATTGGTTGGGCTTCCCTGTCATATCCATGCGGTGCGTAAGATGCAATATTATGATGTACCGAGGGATATTTCGGGGAAAATTAAATTAACAATAGGTTTGTTTTGTGCTTCTCAGTTTTATTTCGAGGGTACTCGGCATATTTTGGTGGAGTGGTGTGGTATAAAAGATTTGGAAGTTATAGCTAGTTTGGAATACCGGGGAGGTGAATGGCCTGGCCATTTTATGGTAAAGCGTCATGATGGTGAAACCATTACTATTGACCGTCACCGGTATGTTTATCATATGTTAATGCCCAATTACAAAAGGGACCGGTGTGAAATGTGTATCGATTGGAGTAGTGAACTTGCCGACATTGCTGTAGGTGATTACTGGGCTTCGCCGACGATTGGAGATAATTTCAGCGGCACTTCAGCCCTGTTAGTAAGGTCTTTAGCAGGTGAGGAGTTAATAAAAAGTGCTGTCGAAGAAAAGGTGTTATATTTGGAAGGTCTTGAGCCGGAAAGACTTTGCAGCAGTATAGGGTTTGAAATGAAAAAACACGGAGCAGCTTTTCGCTTGGTACAGCGCCAGCAATTTGGCTGGCCAACTCCTAATTATCATATGAAGGTCGATTATACGCCTTTTTTTAGAGATCTTCATCTGGCACCTGAGAAAAAATAA
- a CDS encoding TRAP transporter substrate-binding protein, with amino-acid sequence MQKFLILMFFCAFLLQGCAPKAVDFEQTSPKEKIVLTFSHVVSDASPKGRAARLWADLVYQRSGGRIEMKIYPNGTLYKDGEELEALKKGYVQIIAPATSKLTGLDIRWGIFDLPFFFDDLEQVHQLADGPVGELLRKSMRDKGIEVLAFWDNGFKILTTDRPIKNLKDFLGLKIRIMDSPILKKQFLQLGAIPVPLSFNEVFEALENKKVNGSENTPSNLYSKKFYQLQSYVTVSNHGYLGYAVLMNSDYFNSLDQETRKILLDTLKEVTSWQRKAALEQNAEDLARIRNDQNIKIHDLTPEEKEEWQAVLKPLAYEIIPLFPKDLQAEILKTGNLN; translated from the coding sequence TTGCAAAAATTTTTAATATTGATGTTTTTTTGTGCTTTTTTACTTCAAGGATGTGCACCAAAAGCCGTAGATTTTGAACAAACGAGTCCAAAAGAAAAAATTGTCTTAACCTTTTCTCACGTGGTAAGCGATGCTTCGCCCAAAGGACGGGCCGCCCGCCTGTGGGCCGATTTGGTTTATCAACGAAGTGGTGGACGGATAGAAATGAAAATTTATCCCAATGGCACTCTTTATAAAGATGGCGAGGAATTAGAAGCATTAAAAAAAGGGTATGTCCAGATTATTGCCCCTGCTACCTCAAAATTAACCGGCTTGGATATCCGCTGGGGGATTTTTGATCTTCCTTTTTTCTTTGACGATTTAGAGCAGGTGCATCAATTGGCAGATGGCCCGGTAGGAGAACTATTAAGAAAAAGTATGCGAGATAAAGGAATAGAAGTATTGGCCTTTTGGGATAATGGTTTTAAAATTCTGACAACGGACAGGCCAATAAAAAACTTAAAAGACTTTCTAGGTTTAAAAATACGTATTATGGATAGCCCTATTTTAAAAAAGCAGTTTTTACAATTAGGAGCAATTCCGGTGCCCCTATCCTTTAATGAAGTATTTGAAGCTTTAGAAAATAAAAAAGTAAATGGGAGTGAAAATACTCCATCAAATCTCTATTCCAAAAAGTTTTACCAATTGCAAAGCTATGTGACTGTATCCAATCATGGTTATCTGGGATATGCAGTTTTAATGAACAGCGATTATTTTAACAGCTTAGACCAAGAAACAAGAAAAATCCTTTTAGACACCTTAAAAGAAGTTACTTCTTGGCAACGAAAGGCAGCATTGGAACAAAATGCTGAAGATTTAGCCCGTATTCGAAATGACCAGAATATTAAGATTCATGATTTAACTCCGGAAGAAAAGGAAGAGTGGCAAGCGGTATTAAAGCCTCTTGCGTACGAAATAATTCCTTTATTTCCAAAAGATTTACAAGCTGAAATTTTAAAAACAGGAAATCTTAACTGA
- a CDS encoding dicarboxylate/amino acid:cation symporter translates to MEKRKKIYNHLYFWVIVAITCGIILGHYYPDFAVKTKPFGDAFIKLIKMMVAPIIFTTVVVGIANMGDMKKVGRIGVKALIYFEVVTTIALIIGLIVVKVYKPGVGINADVSTLNAKEVAVYAASAKSLNAVDFLLNIIPTTVVDAFAKGEILQVLLFSLLFGFALAAMGEKGKPLVKFLDDLSHALFGVINIIMKVAPVGAFGAMAFTIGKYGIHTLVSLGKLMAVVYTTCLLFIFIVLGTILKIHGFSIWQVLKYIKEEILIVLGTSSSESVLPRVMTKMEELGVSKSVVGLVIPTGYSFNLDGTSIYLTAAAIFIAQATNVHLSLSQELTILAILMLTSKGAAAVTGGGFVTLAATLSSLGGVIPVAGLALILGVDRFMSEARAITNLIGNAVATLVVAKWEREINEEKARLILSNGTKVENIEIPVEN, encoded by the coding sequence ATGGAAAAAAGAAAAAAGATTTATAATCACCTTTATTTTTGGGTAATTGTTGCAATTACTTGCGGTATTATTTTGGGACATTATTATCCTGATTTTGCTGTTAAAACGAAACCGTTTGGAGATGCTTTTATTAAATTAATTAAGATGATGGTAGCACCTATAATTTTTACCACTGTTGTCGTCGGAATTGCAAATATGGGTGATATGAAAAAAGTTGGAAGAATCGGTGTTAAGGCGTTAATTTATTTTGAAGTAGTAACTACAATTGCGCTTATTATTGGCTTAATTGTGGTAAAAGTATATAAGCCAGGTGTCGGAATAAACGCCGATGTATCAACATTGAATGCAAAGGAAGTTGCTGTTTATGCTGCTTCAGCTAAAAGTTTAAATGCGGTGGACTTTTTGCTAAATATTATTCCAACTACTGTAGTAGATGCCTTTGCAAAAGGTGAAATTTTGCAGGTACTTTTATTTTCACTTTTATTTGGTTTTGCTCTTGCGGCAATGGGAGAAAAGGGGAAACCCCTTGTAAAGTTTTTAGATGATTTATCTCATGCTTTATTCGGTGTTATTAATATTATTATGAAAGTAGCTCCTGTAGGGGCTTTTGGAGCCATGGCTTTTACAATTGGGAAATACGGAATTCATACTCTTGTATCTCTTGGTAAGCTGATGGCAGTAGTATATACTACATGTCTTTTGTTCATATTTATTGTGCTGGGAACAATTTTGAAAATTCACGGTTTTAGTATTTGGCAGGTACTAAAGTATATAAAAGAAGAAATCTTAATTGTCTTAGGTACTTCGTCTTCTGAGTCAGTGTTACCGCGGGTGATGACAAAAATGGAAGAATTAGGAGTTTCCAAATCGGTAGTTGGATTGGTTATTCCAACGGGCTATTCTTTTAACCTTGATGGAACTTCGATTTACTTAACAGCAGCGGCAATTTTTATCGCTCAGGCAACAAACGTTCACTTGAGCCTAAGTCAAGAGCTTACCATCCTCGCTATTTTGATGCTAACATCTAAAGGTGCAGCGGCTGTTACAGGTGGAGGGTTTGTTACGCTGGCAGCCACATTATCCTCGCTGGGAGGAGTAATTCCTGTAGCAGGTTTAGCACTAATTCTTGGCGTAGACCGCTTTATGTCAGAGGCACGGGCAATTACCAATTTAATTGGGAATGCGGTAGCTACACTTGTGGTCGCTAAGTGGGAGCGAGAAATAAATGAGGAAAAAGCACGGCTTATATTAAGTAATGGTACAAAGGTTGAGAATATTGAAATACCTGTAGAAAATTAA
- a CDS encoding response regulator, with protein sequence MMIKTVVVEDDPMVLEINKSFVKEVEGFQIIGTFKNGNDLLAFLNSNSPDLIILDIYLPDIDGLTLLKEVRKRNISVDVLAITAAQQGEIVAELLRYGVVDYIIKPFKKERLIDALLTYKNKYLKIGQKRNVKQEDIDRLFSRSSTGGNLPKGLHETTLKMILKTLEDAEEPLSASEVAERVGISRVTARRYLDYLEKEGMAGKEVQYGNIGRPVNFYYLL encoded by the coding sequence ATGATGATTAAAACTGTTGTGGTAGAAGATGATCCTATGGTTTTAGAGATAAATAAGAGTTTTGTTAAGGAAGTTGAGGGATTTCAAATCATTGGAACTTTTAAAAACGGTAATGATTTGTTAGCTTTTTTGAACAGTAACTCTCCTGACCTAATAATTCTTGATATTTACTTGCCTGACATCGATGGTTTAACTCTTTTAAAAGAAGTTCGCAAAAGAAATATTTCAGTTGATGTACTGGCAATTACTGCAGCCCAACAAGGAGAAATAGTAGCAGAGCTGTTACGCTATGGCGTTGTCGACTATATTATTAAACCTTTTAAAAAAGAAAGGTTAATCGATGCCTTGTTGACTTATAAAAATAAGTACTTAAAAATTGGGCAAAAGCGAAATGTAAAGCAAGAAGATATCGATCGGTTATTTTCTCGTTCAAGTACGGGAGGAAACTTGCCAAAGGGCCTTCATGAAACAACGTTAAAAATGATTTTAAAAACTTTAGAAGATGCGGAAGAACCGCTTTCAGCTTCTGAGGTTGCCGAACGGGTTGGAATATCAAGAGTAACTGCACGGCGATATCTGGATTATTTAGAAAAAGAGGGGATGGCAGGAAAGGAAGTCCAGTACGGTAATATTGGGCGTCCGGTTAATTTTTACTATTTGCTGTGA
- a CDS encoding ATP-binding protein, with protein MKLKLATKIEVLALIIVAFSVLFSGFFLAYKVAGELKKELGKRALAIGRTVAENSTVKKYLGKPEGFKKIEPIAERIRQVTNVDYIVVLDMKKIRYSSPLPEKVGTKFFGGDEELAFADNEYISEAKGIKGVAVRAFVPVKNEDFTDQIGVVVVGILLPTWWELLKSVRGGIYLATIWGLLIGLIGASLLAKKIKNEILGLEPEEIASLMEQRNALLNTINEGIIAIDRLGTITLINPAAQKILVEKNITEIISESRLLEVIKTGKPIYNREIFVEEKQLISTSLPLKVKGEVIGAFTVFREKSEVQKLAEELTGVKKFVEALRVQNHENLNRLHSIAGLIQLGRVEEALDLIFCLTDAQQALTTFLTKNIKDPALAGLILGKVARASELKVELKVSRRSFVEAYPVKLDSTKIIEIAGNILENSLEAAALSDGKKVFFKIQATQNHLKLLVLDTGPGLMIEHEKIFEPGFSTKGENRGYGLYIVKKHLYEAGGKVRIRSTAKRTAFLVEVRGEKNDD; from the coding sequence ATGAAACTTAAGCTTGCTACGAAAATCGAAGTATTAGCCCTTATTATTGTGGCCTTTTCGGTTCTTTTTTCGGGTTTTTTTCTTGCATACAAAGTTGCAGGAGAGTTGAAAAAAGAACTTGGTAAGAGAGCGCTTGCTATTGGACGAACGGTAGCAGAAAATTCTACTGTGAAAAAGTATTTAGGCAAACCAGAAGGCTTTAAAAAGATAGAACCGATTGCAGAACGAATTCGTCAAGTAACAAATGTGGATTATATTGTCGTATTAGATATGAAAAAAATTCGTTATTCAAGTCCTCTACCAGAAAAAGTCGGTACAAAATTTTTCGGAGGAGATGAAGAGCTAGCTTTTGCCGATAATGAATATATTTCTGAAGCTAAGGGAATCAAAGGAGTAGCGGTTAGGGCTTTTGTTCCGGTAAAAAATGAAGATTTTACCGACCAAATTGGTGTTGTAGTGGTGGGAATATTGCTGCCAACTTGGTGGGAATTATTAAAAAGCGTTCGTGGAGGCATTTATTTAGCAACTATTTGGGGTTTACTTATTGGATTAATTGGAGCTAGTTTACTGGCAAAAAAAATAAAAAATGAGATTTTGGGTTTAGAACCAGAAGAGATTGCGAGTCTAATGGAACAGCGTAATGCCCTTCTAAATACGATAAACGAAGGAATTATCGCAATTGATCGACTAGGAACAATTACACTAATAAACCCTGCAGCCCAGAAAATTTTAGTCGAAAAAAATATCACTGAGATAATTTCTGAAAGTCGCTTACTTGAAGTTATTAAAACCGGTAAGCCAATTTATAATAGGGAAATTTTTGTTGAGGAAAAACAGTTAATTTCTACCAGTTTACCTTTAAAAGTAAAAGGAGAAGTTATTGGTGCCTTTACGGTATTTAGAGAAAAAAGTGAAGTACAAAAACTTGCTGAAGAATTAACAGGAGTTAAAAAGTTTGTTGAAGCTTTAAGGGTTCAGAATCATGAAAATCTAAACCGTCTACATTCAATTGCTGGCTTAATCCAATTAGGCCGAGTTGAAGAGGCATTGGACCTGATTTTTTGTTTGACTGATGCTCAGCAAGCTCTTACCACATTTTTAACTAAAAATATTAAAGACCCAGCATTGGCTGGATTAATTTTGGGAAAAGTTGCAAGGGCTTCCGAATTAAAAGTAGAACTTAAAGTTAGCAGGCGGAGTTTTGTTGAAGCTTACCCGGTTAAACTTGATAGTACCAAAATAATAGAAATTGCTGGAAATATTTTAGAAAACTCTTTGGAAGCAGCAGCCTTAAGCGATGGAAAAAAAGTATTTTTTAAAATTCAGGCAACTCAAAATCACCTTAAGCTTTTGGTTTTAGATACCGGACCTGGCTTAATGATTGAACATGAAAAAATCTTTGAACCTGGTTTTTCAACCAAAGGGGAAAATAGAGGCTATGGACTTTACATTGTAAAGAAGCATTTATATGAAGCTGGTGGCAAAGTTCGAATAAGGTCAACAGCGAAAAGAACAGCATTTTTGGTTGAAGTACGGGGGGAGAAAAATGATGATTAA
- a CDS encoding NAD(P)-dependent malic enzyme has product MADFKAKALELHKKFRGKIEVKSKVPAKTAEDLSLAYTPGVAEPCKLIAENKDLSYEYTSRWNMVAVVSDGTAVLGLGDIGPYAAMPVMEGKALLFKEFAGVDAFPICLDTKDPDKIVEVVKFLEPTFGGINLEDIAAPNCFYIEERLKKETSIPIFHDDQHGTAIVTLAALLNALKIVNKEISKIKVVVNGAGASATAVSKLLLASGVKNLIMCDSKGIIYRGRTEGMNKFKEEMAAKTNPENLKGMLKDALIGADVFIGLSKAKQVTEEMVKLMNKDAIVFAMANPEPEIYPDEAKRAGARIVATGRSDFPNQVNNVLAFPGVFRGALDVRATDISEKMKIAASYAISSLVTENELSEDYILPKAFDEKVAPTVAREVAKAALEEGIARVKIDPDEVYRHTIELLQKSDS; this is encoded by the coding sequence ATGGCAGATTTTAAAGCTAAAGCTTTAGAATTACACAAGAAATTTCGCGGAAAAATTGAAGTAAAGTCGAAAGTACCTGCTAAAACTGCGGAAGACTTATCTTTAGCCTATACGCCTGGAGTTGCAGAGCCCTGTAAGTTAATTGCTGAAAATAAGGATTTGTCATATGAGTATACCAGCCGCTGGAATATGGTGGCGGTAGTGTCCGACGGTACTGCAGTTTTAGGATTAGGAGATATTGGACCTTATGCTGCCATGCCCGTTATGGAAGGTAAGGCACTTCTCTTTAAAGAATTTGCCGGGGTTGATGCCTTCCCAATTTGCCTTGATACCAAAGATCCGGATAAGATCGTTGAAGTGGTGAAGTTTTTAGAGCCGACCTTTGGAGGAATTAATTTAGAAGACATTGCCGCACCTAACTGCTTTTATATTGAGGAGCGTTTGAAAAAAGAAACTTCCATTCCGATTTTTCACGATGACCAGCACGGAACGGCGATTGTTACCCTAGCGGCTCTCCTAAATGCTTTAAAAATTGTTAATAAAGAAATTTCCAAGATTAAAGTAGTGGTAAATGGTGCAGGGGCATCGGCAACGGCAGTTTCAAAATTACTTTTAGCAAGTGGAGTTAAGAACCTAATAATGTGCGACAGCAAGGGGATCATTTACCGGGGCAGAACCGAGGGAATGAATAAATTTAAAGAAGAAATGGCCGCGAAAACAAACCCCGAGAATTTAAAGGGGATGTTAAAAGACGCTTTAATAGGGGCAGATGTGTTTATCGGACTTTCCAAAGCCAAACAAGTAACCGAAGAAATGGTAAAATTAATGAATAAAGATGCTATTGTATTTGCAATGGCTAATCCCGAGCCTGAAATTTACCCAGATGAAGCGAAAAGGGCAGGAGCCAGAATTGTGGCCACCGGTCGTTCGGATTTTCCAAATCAAGTTAACAATGTTTTAGCATTTCCCGGCGTTTTTCGGGGGGCATTGGACGTTAGGGCAACAGATATTTCGGAAAAAATGAAAATAGCGGCGAGCTATGCCATAAGTTCGCTAGTTACCGAAAATGAGCTTAGTGAAGATTATATTTTACCTAAAGCCTTTGATGAGAAAGTGGCGCCCACAGTAGCGCGGGAAGTGGCAAAAGCAGCTTTAGAAGAAGGAATAGCGAGGGTAAAAATTGATCCCGATGAGGTGTACCGCCATACAATTGAACTTTTACAAAAAAGCGACTCCTAA